From the Telopea speciosissima isolate NSW1024214 ecotype Mountain lineage chromosome 9, Tspe_v1, whole genome shotgun sequence genome, the window GGAATGATGCTAAGCCGCTAATGATAATTGATTAATGATAGAGAACCAGTCGTTATTTTGCAGGTTGAGCTTCTGTGACATAATGAAGAAAACTATCTACTTGGAAGATGAATTCTCTCAAGGGTCCCAGCTTGTTTTTGCTTATTCTGTGCTGTTGTTTGTAATTAGTCCagctttttttttgtattttttgctACTGTTTGTCATTAGTGCCTTAAACATATGCTTACTAACCATCAAAAAATTAAGGTTACTACAAGGGCAATTGTACAGAAACTAGTAAGAGTAAGAATGTATGATGACCAAGAGTTTGTGTTGTACAGGATGTGGCCATGGGTGTGAATGCTGATGCAGTTTCTATTTCCCTTCACACAGGATTTGTGTCAATTCATTGCCTTAAAATttgcttgaattttttttttctatatgaAATATGCTTACCTTGGTTGTTTCTTTTCCCGACTGTGAAGTAGAAGTGGAGGGAGGATAACCTGTAATTTAAGATCTGTTGGCAAAACTACTTCTTTAGGTAGGGCAATGGAATGGTGTTGTGCCTGTTATAAAATGTATTTTCCTCATTTTATTAATCAAGTGTTACAGTATATACAGGCTTGTACAATAACTGAATGTACATAGATCTAGAAGATTCTGGACTTATTGACAGTTACACATAACTAGTCTAGCTTATAGAACCCTTCTCCTTTACAGTACCAATATTCTATTTAgtttatttgaagtttgaaccaTGAAATACTGGAAATGAGAAATTGATATAAAGTGTGATTACAAAAAAATGATTTCTTCTTGAATCTACGGAAGTTCGAACTTCATTGATTTATTCCAATAGATTTAGTGCTTGATGAATTGTACTGATCTGTAGCTTATTACATGTTAATGTATTATATTCTGGAATTGAATTCTAAACTTTGCTTGGTAATGCTTCATTCAGtttcattttttggaaaaaCTGGTAAggtttgtatatattttataagTTTTTTCATTCAAACAAGAATCTTCTTGCTTATTAATGGGTTGAAAGTTGTTGTTAATGcttcattcattttcattttgtattATTTCATCTCTGATGTTGTGGATGTGGTTGATAACATTGTGAAAGATGAGGCATACAATAAGATATTGCCATGTTTCCTGTATCATGTTGGCATCAGTTTTTAGGCACATATTACAGTTCTCTTGACATGTCGTAATAATTCAGGAAGAAAGTAAATACTTCCTCAGGATCTTACTTTGATTTTTCACTAATACTATGCATCTATCCTCTCAATCTGACTGCATATCCGGATCCTTACTATCAAAGTTTATGAATGCAGTAGCTAGCTTTTCCTACAGATTGAGTTGCAATTTTTAACTCAATTGTTTCTCTCCCTGTACTTTTTATGATCATCCTATGTGTTTATTGAAGAAACTAGATCATATCAATGAATCTACCCTGTCAATCTGACTGTCATTACTATTGAAGTTTATGGATACAGTAGCTAGCTTTTCCTCCATATTGATTTGCAATTTTTTCCTCAATTGTTTGTGTCTGCACTTTTTATGATCATCCacatgttaagaaaacaacgtcCAGAATGGTaatttgcaaaagaaaagcaaaaaacagagaagaacaagcacacacaaacacacaggatttacgtggttcacccccaagatggaagctacatccacggcggAGCAACAGAACGAATTTCACTATTCTCTGGAGATGTTACAAAACTTCTCTCTGACAGCCCtctcagagataagaacattatatagagaagtcCTAACCTAAGgaagtacaagaatacccttggacccagaaattgccaaaccggacagggtcggaccaaaacataacgtATATCACATAATATACTGTTTCGAAAATCTCGACGAACCCAACACAACACCCAGCCTTTGGTGGGGATGTACGCCATTTTTTGGCAATCCGAGATCGTTTCGAGGCTGAAATAGCCCTCCGAAGATCTCAACCGCACattttgaatcaaaatcaagcttcaccaataacaccaCATTGTTCTTTGCATCCACATTGTCCTATTTACAAAGAGTATGTGATGGTTTCAATCGAGTGGAGAAGTAATGACTTGCTTTGATGGATGTAATGGAATTTTAATGAGTGTGAAACTGAATATATTCTTCACCCTAATTTGAATATTAGAAGATTGCAACATTTTGCCATTTATATTTGGTCTATGATGCCTCACAAAATACTTCCAGCAAAATCAAAAATTGGTTAAAACTCAATTTATCTTTTCTGATCCTAAAAATTCTTGTCGATCCTCTCTCCTCCAATCTTGCAATAAGTCAAAGAAGGATATCCACTCCAATACTAAACAGGAGAATGGGGAAAAAGGCTCATCCTGTTTATTCCTTTCCTAGCTGCCTGTTTGGGTGTGTGGGGGAGGACTGGAGGTGTACCCATGGACTAGGAGTGTCAAAATGTGGACCGAGTCGgtgaaaccgaaccaaattatCCGAATTAGCCTAAATCAAATCGAACGAACGGAACCAAGGTTTTATTGGATTGCCTTTGGATTGGAATATTGTGGAACCAATTGAAAATTGGACCCACTGAAAACCGCATTGAACATGGAAAACTgaactgaaaccaaaaccaaaatgatATAGAACTGAtaagaaatcaattttttttgctaatgtttgtttctttttatagagaaaattacttggacaccccctatactatggccattttgcttacgattaccaacgtatgaaacaattacttgacacccctcgaaacttgacggtgttagtctgctgttagtgtttaaatgaaaatgtctattttaaccttatcacctattcaatagaaaacaataaaattaaaattaccaaattacccttcttcttcttcttcttcctgcaacctaaaaaaaaaaaaagagacagcCATGACTGTGAGTGAAGATACTACGAGAGATTGAGACCTGAACTCTGCGGTTCCCTGATTTTGGATTCAATCTGAACCCAGAATAAATTGCACCAAACTCAACGGTCCCTTCCCACTTATATTGGAAACCACAAACGCCACTCGGTCTTAGCTTCCAAAAcatttcaatctctctctccctctattgttttgttttccATGTTCTACATTATATATACCTGTAGATTAAATGTTTGCACTGAACTCGTGCAATGGTTGCATTTGTTTATTCtgccttttctctctcacttaTAATGGGTGTAATTTTATGGTGTAAGATGTTTATTGAATATCTGATGGAATCTGCCTTTCTCAGTTGTTATTGCCCGAGTCCTTGAGTCTTGAATTGGGGTAAAACCAGGGTTTAAAACAAGAATCGGTATCTGAATAGGGTTCAGCCTATTCCAATATGATGCTAGAATTTGTTTAAATTGGCCAGATTCTTTTTGCCTGAACCCTAGAAAACCTGTATGGATCATTTGCTCTAGAacaacaagaatcaggatcAGGTTCGGCCGATTTTGATTTGCCTTCTCGATTCTGATTTTATATCTATGGGTCAAACAGGAAAAAAACGGAATGAAGCTCCAACCCCTGGACATGGGTGTGGGACTGTGGGGGTTTAGTTTCATCCATTGCTTGATCCGTTAGTCTCCGAGTAGTTTAGAtggaataatagaaaatagattCAGAGGCGTACGAGATCTTCAATCGTTTATTGGTAGAACGATCTAAGCATGAATGCGAggaaagagacaaggaaagcAGCGGTGACCGATGCGGAGACGGCACCGAGTCCGGCACTAGAAGTAGGACTTGGAGCCGGAGCATCAGCAGCGATAGCATCTCTAATGAAGGAGAAGACAGCGAGGACGACTGCCATGAGAGCCACAAACAAAGCTTTTATCTTTGATTCCGATTCGACTTTTCAGGCTTAATCTTCGAGATGCCCTAATGGTTTATGAAACAGTAGCCATGgttgctggttttttttttttgggttgcaggaggaaggagaagaagaagaaagagaatgggGGCAAATATGTCACTTCACTCaccttaagggtagtttagacaTTTACAAAATATTTAACCCATGGTAACGTTGACTGACTAATGGACAgggctacttgaaagaaatggtaaaccgcagggggtgttcaagtaattgtttcaaatgttgggaagactaagtaattaggccatagtacaggaggtgtccaagtaattttctcttttttataagaaatcAATACCAACATGAAAAtcatgttaaaaaaaatttgtttcctATAATTATGTATACATACATGGTAAACCGTACCGATCCCCGTATCAAACTGATAATCAATAAGaggaaattgaaataaactGAATCCAAACCGACCAACCGAAATCAAACACTCCCTTGTTAGTTTTGTTTTGGATTCACCCATACCCACAACGAAACCGATTCAACTGTATAGAAATCGGACCGAACAGGACCAATTGATACCCCTACCAAGGAGCTTAACTGATAATCTCATGTCAATTTTCTCTAACCTtttacaaatctttttttttttctccttccaaaCATAATCAAAAACTTCCCTACATCCATGCtcataagattttttttgtcattcttGCCCACCacacatttctacccttgcttcATTCCCTCAACACTTCCTAGAACTATTTatcaaaaattttctttctcaaatgAAAGCTCTTAGGGGACATGTAGTTATCCCCATAAGTACATTATTCTTAGTCCAGTACTGTGATATGTGGTAATATCAATTTTTTAAGGGCTCGTgctctctgtgccgcagtgtgggctgcgcccagacacatgggtctgccactcaggggggtaggatgatcattgcacccatccccatgtgtcaGCTACGCCctcgacacagagaacattttccctttaattataaataggtctctacattaattaaaaaatgttTGCATTGGTGTATGATTTGTCCATCATGGATATCCTTTTGGTCATAGGCATGTCTATCTACTCGTACTTCTTTTGCATAtgatcatttgttttttttaaattatggtCGTTAAATAAGGAAGATGTTACggtggcattttcataattatgCCTATTGAAAATAACTAAATCAGTAAATATCGATTCGTGTTGGAAGTGATTCCATTAAAGTGCTGGCCAAATAtcattctgttttttttttttctgtcctGGAAACAATTTTTCGTCAGCTTACCAAGTGCCAATCTACTCCTTATAATTACAATCTATGAGTAGAATTAAGAAAAAGTACTTATGGATCAAAAGTATTTTTTGAGAGCAGAATTGTTATCAAACGACATGTTAGTGTTTGCGATTCGTAACAAAAAAATGACAAAGATGGTCACGGATTTTGCAAGCCTACCAACCATCTACGGGTGTCAATTTAAGACTAGATTTGGGAATCAAAAAAACCGACCCAATAAGAACCAAAATCACCCACTCATTAAGTTATCGATCTGTTTTTAAATCTAAGTTTTGAAACCACTTAGTAAACAGGTCGGGTCATTTTGGGACGGGTCTCCCTATGGTTTTGAAACCGAAAGATCAATCCGAACGGAAAAGACCTATTTCCAACTTACATTTAATCATATATTTTTTCCctcctgaaaatgcccatttgtccaaatgctcgtttacaatttttctaattgtaaattcTCCCCTATTTTAAACAAATTATAGCAGTTTGGTCTTGTCCGTTAATTTGGAACATTAAATGTTAGTTTTAGGAAatgtaatgaccaaaatacccttttgacaaaaaccaaccaaaattaaaaaataaaatgaccaaattaccctcatcttccccaaatggtttaagggttaaaactgaaaattgaaaaacaCCTAGATCTATCCAAAAAACCATCTTTTGCAAAGACTCCCAAGGACGTGAAGATCCAGGGGATCTGGTATGCTCAACTCCAGTAGAGTGGGGTttctttgatttgggattttttagaaCTTCCCGTCTTCAATAGTTCAACCTCACCAAccctctttccttttcctttttgttgtaAAATCAAGAAAAACAGTGGATGTTCAATCGTTTTATAGAAGTCTAGCAGTCTCTTTCAATACACACTAGCAACACCATTGATGTTGCAACTACAACCTCAACCAAGCACTGTCTGTGTGTGGCTGGAAAtgggtaaaaagaaaaagattaaagaccattatgaaatcaaaatgcATCAGCAGCATAATGCAATCCACGGAAAAGATAACCCATTAACagatcttcaagaaatcaaaatcaGCCCATGATGCAGACTACACAAGAGGGATAACCCATTAATGGATGATTTAAGTAATTTAGTGATAGAAAAACAATTTCCAGCTAACCCTTCTACAGTAGGACGAAAGCTGAACTGGGTCACCATAAATTTTTCAAATTGGTCCCCAATTCAATAAATCGTGAGGAGCCCTTGGCTCTACAAatttaaatagaaaacaaataaatcatgGAGCATACAAgcccatcttccccaattttGTCTGCTGCTGTTTTTCGATTATCTTACAAACTTTGAAACATTCAGTTTCCTGTTTCCCTCCAGAAAATTTCCCAGTGCTCTGAAGATCCCTTCTCCAGTACTTGGAACCCATTTCGTTGCTGAggaatgaaattcaaaatattcaGTTTTGCTTTCGTTCGGGTATGTTAAAAGCTAGGAATCAATTGGATTATCAGGAATTTATTCTAATTTTCGTTCGGATTTTTTATTCGATTGTTCCATGATTGAGGAGAACCTTTGTTTATGGTCtttcatatttttgtttgtGGGGTTTTTCTCTTGCACTGTTGCTGTGTTAGCTTTCTCTATAAGAGTTCAAGTAATAAAATTTCCAGCAATGATCTCTTTGAGATTGCACATGGTTTTTtgatagatctagggttttttcaattttcagtttcagaccctaaaccatttggggaagatgagggcaatttgatcagtttattttttaattttgattgatttttgtcACAAGGGCGTTTTGGTCATTACATTCCTTAAAACTAACGTCTATCATCCCAACTTAACGGACAATaccaaaatgctacaatttGTTTAAAATAAGGTAGAGTTTACAATTACaaaagttgtaagggggcatttggacaaatggataTTTTCAGGgaggcatttgtaaaaaacccttataGTTATATGCTTATAGATGGATATTTGGTTATTTGTGTATATGGATGgatatttgattatttttatgGTTCAGaatgaatatttaattatttatatatttaagaATAAATATTTGATTATTTGTATATAGAACAAGGGTAGGCACCCAAACTtaggttttaaccaaaaaaattaaacttAGGGTGGATAGGATATTTCCAAAGAAATTTCCACTCAAGTAGCTATCATTTAGGACTATTTTTTAGTGTTTCCAATTCTAtacctgaaaaaaaaataatgaaactgTTTATAGATTTTGTAAGCTTGtttgtaagggtgtcaaagttcAGCTAGAACCGATTAGACTGATTGAAATCAATCGATTCAGCTAGGACCGAACTAAACTCTTATCAGTTTGGAAGCTTAGGGTAGGTTTTATTAAACCGGCAGCAATCGAAACCAAGACTTGACCGACCAAGGTTGGACCAAACCCAATAATAATCGTTTCCTTATGTATACAATGTAAATCCAAAATTGGACCAGACAAATCAAATCCGATAGTAATCCGATTACAAATCTAttaaataaaatgataaaaatagacCAAAATGGATCAAAACCGAAAACTTTTCTAATAGTTTGGTTTCGGATTAATCTAATAACTGATCAAAACTAACCAAACCGACCAATTGATATCCTACTTGACCAAGTTGGCTCTCTTGGGATAACGCCTAAGTTAGAGAGAAAATTAGGAAGATTGAGATTATAAATGCAGCAAGAGCAAAATCTGCATGGAGTTTACCAAGTGGGTGAATTTCTCAGAAAGAAGCCGGAGAAGTTTTTTTTGTAGCTCATCAACTGCGCTAGGCAGCTGTGTTGTTGAGgttcatatttatttatatacttATAGACGGATATTTGGTttttacaaaaaacaaaatgactATTTGGTTATTTGTGTGTTTATGGGATGAATATTTGATTATTTGTCTACTTAAGAattgatatttaattatttatatattaaaaaaataaatatttggttatttttatgtgtagataaaaaattttagaatttgAGACACTATAATAGTACTTAGAATCAAATAGGAACCAAAACCGGTCCAACTTTACCCCACCTattattaaatggttttggaTCTCAATAATAGAACCAATTAGAAAAATGGACCGGTTCTATTCTTGATTTGTATTAGTATCAAGTGCAACCAATATCGATATGGGTACATATTGGCCAATACGAAATCGGATACCTCAATCCATGTAACCATCACTgtttttcaatgatttttttttggtttgttttttcaAATGCCCCTTTCAAATTGCCCATGTGTATAAATGTACCTGTGAAactttattattttcaattacacccctatttttcaaattttgtaaCATTTTAGTCCAATCCAATAGTCTAAGACGTTAGCATTAATTTGAGAGAATCTAACGACCAAAATACTcttatgataaaaacccactaaaattaaagagtaaagtgaccaaattgctcCCGAGACTTCAAGGtttaacctctttttttttaaaccattatttgcagaaaataaaacatgggcTGATGGTGTAAACCTTTGCAGAAAAGTGGATCATTGGATCTATTATTAGTTTGAAACTGTGAAACAAATTCTAGATTATTAAGTTGAGGCTCCCAAATTTCCCGCTTTACCATCTCCTGACATGGCGTCTTTTGGATCTGATTCTGTGAAATCGCCACCTCCCTCTCCCCTCGTTAGCTAACTGAGGCCATTTACTGTCAAAGTTCACTGCCGGGTTGTGGTTTGGAATGTCGATGTTACTAGCACTCTAAGCGTCGACAACAAAAAGTTTGTACCCTTGGCTGGTCTAACCTTGCCATGtgagaagagaaattttatcTCATCCCTAATTTTATGTCTCAGAGTACCAATAAAATATCTTACCCTAAACATCTAGGGTTCCTTCAGCTACCAATCTTGAACCTTTGGATTCACCCTACCAAGCTTGGCTGCATAACTCAAACCACAGAAAATAAGCAAGTCCAACGTATAACAAACTCATGTTAGAGCTACAGagagaggaggaaaaagaaTGGGAAGGCAGAGATGAGATGGGTTTCATTGGTTTGTAGCTTTTATCTGCCTAGAGATTATCACAGCTATCAACAAGTCCATGAAAGCACTTCTTTGCACCATCATCTTAGTACTAACTAAGATGGGCATGACGGTAGCCATACTGTAAattttccccaaatcgattttcaGTTTTAAATCCTAAACGATTTGAGAAAGATGAGTGCAATTTGATtattttactctttaattttaagagatttttatcataagggcattttaaTCATTAGATTTCCTGAAATTAATATCAAACGTTCTAGACTAATGGACTAGATTAAAATGTTAGaaagtttgaaaaataatggtgTAATTAAAAATAGTAAAGTTTCAGACGTACATCTGTACAAATGCGCAATTTGAGGAGAGGgcatttagaaagaaaaaaacccaagggtttttttttttaaatgagacATTGTTTTTTAGTGATTACAAAGTACTAgcagaaaaaaaagataagcTTCACTCTCTTGGGATAACCGAAAATTTGTGAGAGAAAATTAGTTGAAGATTAGGATTAGAAGTGCAGCAAGAGCAGAATCTGCATGGAGTAGGCCAGGTGGGTGAACTGGTCAGAAAGATGCCTGAGAAGTGGCTTTTCTCAGTCAAAGTGATTTCCTGTATTGTTTAGAGTACTTTTGTTAATTGGGGGAGAGAAAAAACCAGTTCTCTGGGCTGCGTGAGCAATGTAGCACAATTCCCACtacccatcaccaccaccactaccacttcTCCTTATCCCCAAGCGGAGGATTTCCATAGGCcattctttccatttttttttttcttctctctccaagCCAAACCCTAACCATTTTAAAATGGCGGAGTTTCCTATCTAAAAGTTCTGTGCTTTTGAAAAGACcaggggagaggagagagtgaCAAAGAGTTAAAAATGGAATTACCAGTCTTTAGCCCTGTTCCTGAACATACTCAAGCTCAATTTGCAGTGCCAATGGTGGAAGGAAAAAATCATCATCTTACAATGGCAATGGTAGAAGACTATTTAAAAGAGGAATCAAGTTCCATGGTGGAGCGAAAAGAGGAACTGGTGTCACGGATTGGAGGAAAACCCACACTCAGAATCGGTAGATTTCTTAAACCTTGTGTTGATCATGTTAATGAAGCAGCTGGGATTCCTTTAGTTCCTCTTCTTTCTGAAATCATCACTTTCAGACACTGCAAATGGCCTCCAAAAATCCTGTTTAAAGGATGGAGATGTCCCCAGAAGAAATGGAAGTACTGGATCGATCGTTTGCAGCCATTGTACGGACCCATATGGGTGAAGGCTGGTATTTACAATGCGATCATGGCTTCTACTTACAGAGTTCGAAAGGACCAAGATTTGGTCCTTGCATTACTGGAGAAATGGTGCCCTCACACCAGTTCGTTCGTCTTTCCATGGGGAGAAGCAACAATTACTCTTGAAGATACCTTCATTCTTGGTGGATTCTCCTTTGTTGGAAAACCCATTACTGAACCTCTAACGAAAGAGcaagagaagatggagaagaagatggaagaagaacaTGATGGGTTCTACAAACACCAATGGTGGAGCCCCTCTAACTCAGAATGGATTAATCATTTCATGGAGACCCAGATCGAATTGGAGCATGTAGCCTTCATCTCCTTGTGGCTGTTAAGGTATGTCTTTCCAACACCTTCTGAGAGAGCTGTGGGTCGGCATGTCTTCCCCATTGCCATCCGTTTGGCTCAAGGGACACCCATTGCTCTTGGACCTGCAGTGCTTGCAAGTCTCTATCGTGATCTTAGGTTTCTTAAAGAACAATGTGTTCATAACCTTCTTGGATCAAAAAAGGAATATCTTGAAGATGATTTCCATCTCAGCGTTTGGGCGCCATTTCAATTCATGCAGCTCTGGGCTTGGGAAAGGTTTCCATCTTTGAGACCAGAGAACCCCAATTCTCTCCGTCCTGGTGAACCCAGAGCAGCTCTGTGGAGCAAACTGACGACTAACATGAGTGTTGAGTTGGTGAGGTTGGTTATGAGCTCACCTGAAAACTATCAATGGCGTCCTTATGCTGCCAACTTGAGCAACTGGTGTCTCCCTTCCATCTACAGTGAAAGGGAAAAATGGGTTTCCCAAAGTCCAGATGGGGATGACGAGTCGCAGTCCTTTGCCCATTGCTTGTGGGCTTCTGAGTTAGTTGGGATAGACAGTAAAGAACACTATCTTCCACATCGAGTGGCTATGCAATTTGGATTAGATCAAGACATCCCTGGTTATCTTGGCCTTCCCAGGGGAACTTGCAGCGAGCCCTTTAAATTTGCTATGTTCTCTGTCCCACCTGGGCATTTCGAATCAGATGTAACGAGGAGATACTCAGAATGGTGGAAGCAATCCATGCTGCTTCGTCGAGAAGCAATCAAGTATGCTTTAACTCAAGTTCAAATTCAGGAGAACCCAAGAAAATTAGCCAAACGTAAACGTTCAATGAAAGAAAAGGCAAGAGGTAACAATGGCTGGCCTCTTACATTGGTTTCTTCTGAGAATCACAAGCAGAGCTTTCGAGATTCTACTACTGATGAAAACGAGACACAGGAATTGAAAAACCTTCAACTGGCAAAAGTGAAGGAGGAAGACCCCTATGGTCCAGTTCCCCCTGGATTTTCACCAAAATGTAACAGGTTAAACTTGGAAGATTCAAGCCACAAAGATGAACATTCAGTCCTGCAAAAGTTTAAACTTCTGAAAGACCTCAATGAGTCTGCAATTGGAAGCATGCCAGCTAGTTCTGCCTCAACTATAGCAACAAACAGAGATTTGGAAGATTCACTACCTAGATCAATAGGTAGAACTGTAGAAACAGAAATTTTCTTGGGAGGAAATGAAGAAGCCCGTAAAGATCTCATGGAGAAGAACTCAATCGAAGAGAAGGGCAGCCATATACCCACGGAGGGAAACACAGCAAGGAAGGCAATTGAACTGGAAGCTCGGGTTTGGGAGCTTGAGAAAGAGATTTCTGGGCTTAAAGAGAAATTACGTTCTAAAGAAGCGGGTAAACCTACAAATCAGAGCCCATCGCAGGCTGATTAAATCCATGTTGTGCTTAGAATATATGTAAAATTGAAAGATGTGTTTGATTCTGCATAATCAAACTTGATTCGAGTCTTATTGTACAGATGCAACTTGAATTTCAGAACTACGATTTCAGAGTTGCTGATTTCGATTGATGCATCATCTattaaaatctgaaatttagaTGTGGATTCCATACCCATTTGCTA encodes:
- the LOC122640239 gene encoding uncharacterized protein LOC122640239 — translated: MELPVFSPVPEHTQAQFAVPMVEGKNHHLTMAMVEDYLKEESSSMVERKEELVSRIGGKPTLRIGRFLKPCVDHVNEAAGIPLVPLLSEIITFRHCKWPPKILFKGWRCPQKKWKYWIDRLQPLYGPIWVKAGIYNAIMASTYRVRKDQDLVLALLEKWCPHTSSFVFPWGEATITLEDTFILGGFSFVGKPITEPLTKEQEKMEKKMEEEHDGFYKHQWWSPSNSEWINHFMETQIELEHVAFISLWLLRYVFPTPSERAVGRHVFPIAIRLAQGTPIALGPAVLASLYRDLRFLKEQCVHNLLGSKKEYLEDDFHLSVWAPFQFMQLWAWERFPSLRPENPNSLRPGEPRAALWSKLTTNMSVELVRLVMSSPENYQWRPYAANLSNWCLPSIYSEREKWVSQSPDGDDESQSFAHCLWASELVGIDSKEHYLPHRVAMQFGLDQDIPGYLGLPRGTCSEPFKFAMFSVPPGHFESDVTRRYSEWWKQSMLLRREAIKYALTQVQIQENPRKLAKRKRSMKEKARGNNGWPLTLVSSENHKQSFRDSTTDENETQELKNLQLAKVKEEDPYGPVPPGFSPKCNRLNLEDSSHKDEHSVLQKFKLLKDLNESAIGSMPASSASTIATNRDLGGNEEARKDLMEKNSIEEKGSHIPTEGNTARKAIELEARVWELEKEISGLKEKLRSKEAGKPTNQSPSQAD